In Saccharomyces cerevisiae S288C chromosome VIII, complete sequence, a genomic segment contains:
- the RPL42B gene encoding 60S ribosomal protein eL42 RPL42B (Ribosomal 60S subunit protein L42B; required for propagation of the killer toxin-encoding M1 double-stranded RNA satellite of the L-A double-stranded RNA virus; homologous to mammalian ribosomal protein L36A, no bacterial homolog; RPL42B has a paralog, RPL42A, that arose from the whole genome duplication), producing the protein MVNVPKTRKTYCKGKTCRKHTQHKVTQYKAGKASLFAQGKRRYDRKQSGFGGQTKPVFHKKAKTTKKVVLRLECVKCKTRAQLTLKRCKHFELGGEKKQKGQALQF; encoded by the exons ATGG TTAACGTCCCAAAGACCAGAAAGACCTACTGTAAGGGTAAGACCTGTCGTAAGCACACTCAACACAAGGTTACTCAATACAAAGCTGGTAAGGCTTCCTTGTTCGCTCAAGGTAAGAGACGTTATGACCGTAAACAATCTGGTTTCGGTGGTCAAACCAAGCCTGTTTTCCACAAGAAAGCTAAGACTACCAAGAAGGTTGTTTTGAGATTGGAATGTGTCAAATGTAAGACTAGAGCCCAATTAACCTTGAAGAGATGTAAGCACTTCGAATTGGGTGGtgaaaagaagcaaaaggGTCAAGCTTTGCAATTCTGA
- the CHS7 gene encoding Chs7p (hypothetical protein; may be involved in chitin biosynthesis by regulation of Chs3p export from the ER; relocalizes from bud neck to ER upon DNA replication stress), giving the protein MAFSDFAAICSKTPLPLCSVIKSKTHLILSNSTIIHDFDPLNLNVGVLPRCYARSIDLANTVIFDVGNAFINIGALGVILIILYNIRQKYTAIGRSEYLYFFQLTLLLIIFTLVVDCGVSPPGSGSYPYFVAIQIGLAGACCWALLIIGFLGFNLWEDGTTKSMLLVRGTSMLGFIANFLASILTFKAWITDHKVATMNASGMIVVVYIINAIFLFVFVICQLLVSLLVVRNLWVTGAIFLGLFFFVAGQVLVYAFSTQICEGFKHYLDGLFFGSICNVFTLMMVYKTWDMTTDDDLEFGVSVSKDGDVVYDNGFM; this is encoded by the coding sequence atgGCATTTAGTGATTTTGCTGCCATATGCTCAAAGACCCCGTTGCCATTATGTTCGGTAATAAAGTCTAAAACCCATCTAATACTTTCGAACTCAACAATTATACATGATTTTGATCCTTTAAATTTGAATGTCGGTGTACTGCCACGCTGTTATGCTCGGTCGATTGATCTTGCCAATACAGTCATCTTTGATGTCGGGAACGCATTCATAAATATTGGTGCTCTAGGTGTCATTTTAATCATACTTTATAACATAAGACAGAAGTATACTGCTATTGGCAGGTCTGAATATCTCTACTTTTTCCAACTAACATTGctattgataatatttaCCTTGGTGGTAGACTGTGGTGTATCTCCCCCCGGCTCTGGGTCATATCCATACTTCGTGGCTATACAAATAGGACTGGCGGGTGCATGTTGCTGGGCCTTATTGATAATCGGGTTTTTAGGTTTCAATTTATGGGAAGATGGGACTACAAAGTCCATGCTGTTGGTCCGTGGAACGTCCATGCTAGGATTCATAGCCAATTTTTTAGCCTCTATTTTAACCTTCAAAGCATGGATCACCGACCATAAAGTAGCAACAATGAACGCTTCAGGGATGATTGTCGTCGTTTACATAATAAACGCCATTTTCTTATTCGTTTTCGTTATTTGTCAATTACTGGTATCCCTATTGGTAGTTCGAAACTTATGGGTCACAGGAGCTATCTTTTTGGGgctatttttctttgtagCAGGCCAGGTATTGGTTTATGCCTTCTCTACACAAATTTGTGAAGGGTTCAAGCACTACTTAGATGGCCTCTTTTTTGGAAGCATCTGTAATGTGTTCACATTAATGATGGTTTACAAGACTTGGGATATGACTACCGACGACGACTTGGAATTTGGTGTAAGTGTTAGCAAGGACGGTGACGTGGTGTATGATAATGGATTTATGTGa
- the DSE2 gene encoding Dse2p (Daughter cell-specific secreted protein with similarity to glucanases; degrades cell wall from the daughter side causing daughter to separate from mother; localizes in birth scars; expression is repressed by cAMP), whose amino-acid sequence MKFNFSTIFNILFFLFTLIEANSNGETVKLITSDGIVYSYAVYTKTLAPARVVVKTISYTTTRVYPITLANSVVSSTTEKITEVSTVSASEQVSATQTNSLVSTSTVSTISPTISSGSSTSSSSTYDIESSQSIESSGTSSATAEPSASSGFRLTSSSAFVSSTAPFSSQLSSSSSSETSSSSFSTSSSSAPLSLTSSSSSSSSFATIITLAPSSSKSGNSQLTLASSSSTSAVESSQTGSTIARTTSTLVPSSSVDTTSRATTSMPLESSSTQSISVSSSDGTCYVFYDDDDYYSTVYLTNPSQSVDAATTITSTNTIYATVTI is encoded by the coding sequence atgaaatttaatttttctacaattttcaatatcttattctttttattcaCCTTAATTGAAGCCAACAGCAATGGGGAAACAGTCAAACTTATTACTTCTGATGGTATTGTTTACAGTTATGCTGTCTACACAAAGACTCTTGCGCCGGCAAGGGTTGTGGTTAAAACGATTTCATATACTACTACAAGGGTATATCCGATTACTTTAGCTAATTCCGTCGTTTCTTCCACTACTGAAAAGATAACAGAGGTTTCAACGGTGTCAGCTTCAGAACAAGTTAGTGCTACTCAAACAAACTCATTGGTTTCTACTTCTACTGTTTCCACTATCAGTCCAACGATTTCATCTGGTTCTTCAACATCCTCTAGCTCTACATACGATATCGAATCATCTCAAAGTATCGAATCGTCAGGTACATCTTCCGCTACAGCCGAACCATCTGCGTCTTCAGGTTTTCGTTTGACTTCTAGTTCTGCTTTTGTTTCATCTACTGCACCTTTCTCTTCCCAactttcttcatcttcatcttctgaaacatcatcctcatcattttcaacatcatcatcatctgCCCCTCTTTCCttaacttcttcttcttcttcttcttcttctttcgCCACTATTATTACCTTGGCACCATCGAGCTCAAAAAGCGGAAACTCTCAACTAACTTTGGCGTCATCGTCTTCCACTTCCGCAGTTGAGTCATCCCAAACAGGGTCCACTATAGCAAGAACTACCTCTACACTGGTACCCTCTTCTAGCGTAGATACAACGTCTAGAGCAACGACATCCATGCCATTAGAATCGTCTTCTACGCAATCGATATCCGTCTCCAGCTCGGATGGCACTTGTTACGTTTtttatgatgatgatgactACTATAGTACTGTCTACTTAACTAACCCGTCTCAATCCGTTGATGCCGCCACCACTATAACTAGTACAAACACAATTTATGCTACGGTTACCATTTAG
- the RPC10 gene encoding DNA-directed RNA polymerase core subunit RPC10 (RNA polymerase subunit ABC10-alpha, found in RNA pol I, II, and III; relocalizes from nucleolus to cytoplasm upon DNA replication stress; localizes to the peroxisome in a Pex5p-dependent manner) — translation MSREGFQIPTNLDAAAAGTSQARTATLKYICAECSSKLSLSRTDAVRCKDCGHRILLKARTKRLVQFEAR, via the coding sequence ATGTCTCGCGAAGGGTTCCAGATTCCAACAAATTTAGACGCCGCAGCTGCAGGTACTTCTCAAGCTAGAACGGCAACTTTGAAGTATATTTGTGCTGAATGTTCTAGTAAATTATCTTTATCCAGAACTGATGCAGTCCGTTGTAAGGACTGTGGTCATAGAATCCTGTTGAAGGCTAGGACTAAGAGATTGGTTCAATTTGAAGCTAGATGA
- the DCD1 gene encoding deoxycytidine monophosphate deaminase (Deoxycytidine monophosphate (dCMP) deaminase; involved in dUMP and dTMP biosynthesis; expression is NOT cell cycle regulated), which translates to MLIGVSGTKFCGCEDVINMLVDHFHFELLNHLDNPEEILDYATKNYTKNSVIFLEKLSLLEKLEKRPFFVHLSIDAPVTTRVALYRKTTQAESLSLEQIIQAIDQHDFQPEGIKLREKSHLRFKIVNEDRRGRRQSLINNITTQLKILDDKEKQMAPLMRPSWDSYFMKLATLAASRSNCMKRRVGCVIVRECRVIATGYNGTPRHLTNCFNGGCPRCNDGDSRNLHTCLCLHAEENALLEAGRDRVGQNATLYCDTCPCLTCSVKIVQTGISEVVYSQSYRMDEESFKVLKNAGITVRQFSFTEEPRIVMI; encoded by the coding sequence ATGTTAATTGGTGTAAGTGGTACGAAATTTTGCGGATGCGAAGATGTTATTAACATGTTGGTtgatcattttcattttgaattaCTCAATCACCTAGATAATCCAGAGGAGATATTAGATTATGCTACGAAAAATTACACAAAAAATTCAGTTATATTCCtagaaaaattatcattACTGGAGAAACTGGAAAAGAGAccattttttgttcatctTTCTATCGACGCTCCTGTCACTACAAGGGTAGCATTATACAGGAAAACGACTCAAGCAGAAAGCTTATCATTAGAACAAATAATACAAGCCATTGATCAACATGACTTTCAGCCTGAAGGCATCAAATTAAGGGAGAAATCCCATTTGAGATTTAAAATAGTTAATGAGGACCGCAGAGGAAGGAGACAGAGCTTGATTAATAACATTACCACACAATTAAAGATTCTCGATGACAAAGAGAAACAAATGGCTCCATTAATGAGGCCTAGTTGGGATAGCTATTTTATGAAGTTAGCCACACTAGCAGCATCTCGTTCCAATTGCATGAAACGTAGAGTTGGTTGCGTGATTGTGAGAGAATGCAGAGTGATTGCTACTGGCTATAATGGGACTCCTCGACATTTAACAAATTGTTTCAATGGCGGTTGCCCACGTTGCAATGACGGTGATTCTAGAAATCTGCACACTTGCTTATGCTTACATGCAGAAGAGAATGCACTACTGGAAGCTGGCAGGGATCGTGTAGGTCAAAATGCGACCTTATACTGTGATACTTGCCCTTGCTTAACATGTTCTGTAAAGATTGTTCAAACAGGCATCAGTGAAGTAGTTTATAGCCAAAGTTATAGAATGGACGAGGAAAGTTTCAAGGTCTTGAAGAATGCGGGAATAACCGTCCGGCAATTCAGCTTTACGGAAGAACCAAGAATTGTGATGATTTAA
- the CRP1 gene encoding Crp1p (Protein that binds to cruciform DNA structures; CRP1 has a paralog, MDG1, that arose from the whole genome duplication) — translation MSSELMFNYTFSWPAGPKDVILTGTFDDWRGTLPLVKTAKGNFEITMPVKLANKDDTFQFKFIVDGVWCVSDSYKKEHVSEGIENNFLQITDLVETQEVAGASRIPEAGGLLCGKPPRSAGPPSTSNRKKNKRNNKKRRSKLKKKSTKNNKKSNESLDDNEEEDGVTGTTTEDVTGTSREETPLAEPTNVSKEAPGNFHILPIDQSADTTQSNGIIGGPGPVLVPNPGEIKEFTEIRDVDARELNERLNKKEEVPEPVAGPIVESSVTEKSPALPQADDPIVETKEVAHNVQELTPQVEAVTPLINEPEPLPTPEAQISIPESSKVEPVEGSLQSKLVEKRESTEGVLDGSKKVENKAKKDEEVFTLDPIVNKAPKLPLTDEQTAEGRKSPAVSEEKEKKKKQEKGSKEVKRSETSKEKKPSAKEVKKQTVKAPKKQTASPLSSSTEEPKKKKTGFFGKLKKLFK, via the coding sequence atgagTAGTGAACTCATGTTCAACTATACTTTTAGCTGGCCTGCTGGTCCAAAAGATGTTATTTTAACAGGAACGTTTGATGACTGGAGGGGCACTTTACCCCTCGTGAAGACCGCCAAGGGAAATTTCGAAATTACTATGCCCGTGAAGCTAGCCAACAAGGATGATACGTTTCAGTTTAAGTTTATTGTGGATGGCGTTTGGTGCGTTAGTGATTCGTATAAAAAGGAGCATGTTAGTGAAGGAATCGAAAACAATTTCTTACAAATTACCGATTTAGTTGAAACGCAGGAAGTTGCCGGTGCCAGTAGAATCCCGGAGGCAGGTGGCCTATTATGTGGTAAACCGCCTCGTTCAGCAGGTCCTCCTTCTACAAGTaatagaaagaaaaacaagcgtaacaataagaaaagaagatctaaattgaagaaaaagagtaCTAAGAACAACAAGAAGTCAAATGAAAGTTTAGAcgataatgaagaagaagacggGGTGACTGGAACTACTACTGAAGATGTTACTGGAACCTCTAGGGAAGAAACTCCATTGGCGGAGCCTACTAATGTTTCCAAAGAAGCTCCGGGCAATTTCCATATTCTGCCAATCGATCAAAGTGCAGACACAACTCAATCAAATGGTATAATTGGTGGACCAGGTCCTGTTCTTGTCCCAAACCCTGGTGAAATCAAGGAATTTACCGAAATTAGAGACGTTGATGCTAGGGAATTGAATGAAAGActtaacaaaaaagaagaggtTCCAGAACCCGTTGCTGGCCCTATTGTTGAATCATCAGTTACGGAAAAGAGTCCTGCTCTTCCACAAGCTGACGACCCGATTGTTGAGACCAAGGAAGTGGCTCATAATGTGCAGGAACTTACTCCTCAAGTGGAAGCGGTTACTCCGTTAATAAATGAGCCCGAACCATTACCAACTCCGGAAGCACAAATATCTATACCTGAGTCATCGAAAGTTGAACCAGTGGAGGGGTCTCTTCAATCTAAGTTGGTGGAGAAACGTGAGTCCACTGAAGGTGTATTAGACGGTTCCAAAAAAGTAGAAAATAAggcaaaaaaagatgaagaggtCTTTACATTAGACCCCATCGTTAACAAAGCTCCCAAGCTACCCTTGACTGACGAGCAAACAGCTGAAGGTAGAAAATCACCAGCAGTgtcagaagaaaaagaaaagaaaaagaagcaagaaaaaggcTCTAAAGAGGTCAAGAGGTCAGAAAccagtaaagaaaaaaagccttCTGCCAAAGAGGTTAAGAAACAAACTGTAAAAGCCCCAAAGAAACAGACAGCTTCTCCTTTGTCTTCTTCGACAGAAGAGcccaagaagaagaaaactggTTTCTTCGGCAAATTGAAGAAGCTATTTAAGTGA